In Equus caballus isolate H_3958 breed thoroughbred chromosome 28, TB-T2T, whole genome shotgun sequence, the following proteins share a genomic window:
- the LUM gene encoding lumican precursor (The RefSeq protein has 1 substitution compared to this genomic sequence) produces MNPGAFTFLLALISGTSGYYYDDYDYNIPLSIYGRSSPNCAPECNCPESYPTAMYCDELKLKSVPMVPPGIKYLYLRNNQIDHIDEKAFENVTDLQWLILDHNLLENSKIKGRVFSKLKQLKKLHINHNNLTESVGPLPRSLVDLQLTHNKITKLGSFDGLVNLTMVHLQHNQLKEDAISAAFRGLKSLEYLDLSFNQMSKLPTGLPVSLLTLYLDNNKISNIPDEYFKRFNGLQYLRLSHNELADGGIPGNSFNVSSLLELDLSYNKLKNIPTVNENLENYYLEVNELEKFEVKSFCKILGPLSYSKIKHLRLDGNRLTHTSLPPDMYECLRVANEITVT; encoded by the exons ATGAATCCAGGTGCGTTTACTTTCCTCTTGGCATTGATCAGTGGTACCAGCGGCTACTACTACGACGATTATGATTACAATATCCCCCTATCGATTTATGGGCGATCATCACCAAACTGTGCACCAGAATGTAACTGCCCTGAAAGCTATCCAACAGCCATGTATTGCGATGAACTGAAACTGAAAAGTGTGCCAATGGTGCCTCCTGGAATCAAGTACCTTTACCTTCGGAATAACCAGATTGACCATATTGATGAAAAGGCCTTTGAAAATGTAACCGATCTACAGTGGCTCATTCTAGATCATAACCTCCTAGAAAATTCCAAGATAAAAGGAAGAGTTTTCTCTAAATTGAAACAACTGAAGAAACTGCACATAAATCACAACAATCTGACAGAATCTGTGGGCCCACTTCCCAAATCTCTGGTGGACCTGCAGCTTACTCACAACAAGATCACGAAGCTCGGCTCCTTTGATGGACTGGTAAACCTGACCATGGTCCATCTTCAACACAATCAACTGAAAGAGGATGCCATTTCAGCTGCTTTTAGAGGTCTTAAGTCCCTTGAGTACCTTGACTTGAGCTTCAATCAGATGAGCAAACTGCCTACAGGTCTCCCCGTCTCTCTTCTGACTCTCTATTTAGACAACAATAAGATCAGCAACATCCCTGATGAGTATTTCAAGCGTTTTAATGGACTGCAGTATCTACGTTTATCTCATAATGAGCTAGCTGATGGTGGAATACCTGGAAATTCTTTTAATGTctcctctctgcttgagctggatCTCTCCTATAACAAGCTTAAAAACATACCGACTGTCAATGAAAACCTTGAAAATTATTACCTGGAGGTCAATGAACTTGAAA AGTTTGAAGTAAAGAGCTTCTGTAAGATCCTGGGACCTCTATCCTACTCCAAGATCAAGCATTTGCGTTTGGATGGCAATCGCCTCACCCATACTAGTCTGCCACCTGATATGTATGAATGTCTACGCGTAGCAAATGAAATCACTGTTACTTAA